Proteins encoded together in one Candidatus Neomarinimicrobiota bacterium window:
- a CDS encoding DUF4440 domain-containing protein produces MNAAQKELLDADWEFSRTSVKKGAAAAFYLYLTNNAMQLPEGSLPIYGKKAIFDTMMQGDYTLSWTPIKAEVAKSGELGWTWGKYIVVVIQEDGSESTGYGKYLNIWKKDANGNWKVSVDMGNKSPSPN; encoded by the coding sequence ATGAATGCCGCGCAAAAAGAACTCCTGGATGCCGATTGGGAGTTTTCGCGAACATCCGTAAAGAAAGGAGCGGCGGCGGCTTTCTATCTGTATCTCACTAATAACGCTATGCAGCTTCCCGAAGGGAGTTTGCCTATTTATGGGAAAAAAGCGATCTTCGATACGATGATGCAGGGTGATTATACTCTCTCATGGACTCCGATAAAAGCGGAAGTCGCCAAATCAGGGGAGCTGGGCTGGACGTGGGGAAAATACATCGTTGTAGTCATTCAGGAAGACGGAAGCGAATCAACCGGCTACGGGAAGTATCTCAATATCTGGAAGAAAGATGCAAACGGTAATTGGAAAGTATCGGTAGATATGGGCAATAAAAGCCCCTCACCGAATTAG